AAAGTACCCCTGAATATGTTCCCTATTTTAAGTTGCGGCTTTGGTTCTCCCTGTGCTAGCTGAATGCTTTCTCTATGTATTATCATTAATATAAGCATGCTCAATAGGCTGAAAGGTGTCCTTTAATGCTGTATTGTTTATTCTTCGGAACGCTAATGCTACACATCAGTAACGTTCGGAGAACTTGGATGCCTGCGATACGTTTATCAAAATTCCACTGTAATTAAATTTGCTTTGCCTCAATGTGTAAGTATGATTGAAATGGTTGATGTATTCCTAATATCAAGACATAATCTTGatccttaaatatatttacaacCCCCTGTAGACTAATACTACTCCTTCTAACTTTTGCAGTGCCTTCTCCTAGTACTCTGCGATTAGACACATCTACGTCTTTCGGGGACGCGCGAGAAGTTGTGGCTATTAAGGATTACTGTCCTACTAATTTTACCACGCTCAAGTTTAACAAAGGAGATATTCTGTATGTCTTGGACACCTctggccctgaatggtggtatgCCCACAACAATACTGAAATGGGATACATTCCTGCCTCCTACGTCCAGCCTGTTGGCAGAAGCTCCTCTCTCCGAGACAGTGGCATGGTGGATAACATTGgcgacagttctgatgaaggtgtcAAGGAGATGGATTTACTTGGCGATTGGGGAGATATCTTTGACAAAATGTCTTCAAATACCAAACAAAACAATCCATTTGTGAACGGCTTTGCATCCTCCAACCCATTTCTCAATGGGAATGCGCAGAGCCCCAGGTCCAACAGCGATCAGGCACCTAAATCAGAAGTGGATTTACTGTTGTTTGATTCATTAGCACCACCTCTTGCTGGTTCCAAGACATTAACACCTAACAGCGAAAgtaatgatgtttttgaggaAGACCCATTAGTCAGCTCAAAGGCCGAGTTTGATCCGCTCCTGAGTCGGAACAACCCATTCTTTCGAAGCAAGCGGTCGTACAGTATGTCTGAGCTTTCGGTCCTGCAAGCCAAGTCGGCAGGACCTCCCTCCTCTGGCTTCTTCACCAGCATGCAGTCTCCAGAGCCCGAACAGTTCAGGAGCAGGGAGGACTTCCGAGCAGCGTGGCTTAACCACAGGAAACTGGCACGTTCCTGTCACGATCTCAACTCTCTTGGGCAAAACCCTGGCTGGGGTCAGACCCAGCCTGTCGAGACCAATATTGTTTGTAAGCTGGACAGCACTGGTGGAGCAGTTCAGCTTCTGGACACCAATATCAGTATTCACATACCAGAAGGACACATCTCCccaggagaaactcagcagatttcCATGAAAGCCCTGTTGGATCCTCCTGTAGAGTTGAACAATGATAAATGTACAACCATCAGCCCTGTGGTGGAGATCAAATTAAGCAACATGGAAGTTAAAACGTTCCTCACCTTGGAGATGAAGATTTCTGCCGAGCTGAAAGATAACGTGACGAGCAAGAAGGATGCCAGCATAACCTGCTTGAGCAGTGACAGTAAAGATGGGCCCTTCACACCGATGTCTCAGGTGTATCATTATGGTGACACGGTGCAGGTCCAGTTGGACAGTCTGGAGCCTTGCATGTACGTTGTTGTGGTGTCTCAGGCCAGGATGCTGCAGTACCCTGCTACAGTGTGGGAATGCATTAACAAAAAAATCACGGTTGGGGTGTATGGTCCGAAGCACATTCATCCTTCATTCAAGACGGTGGTGGCTGTATTCGGGCACGATAGCGCACCCAAGTCACTGCTAGTAAATGAAGTAAGCCGAGATCTTGTGAGTGCACCACCTGTGGCCCTGCAGCTCTGGGGCAAGCACCAGTTCATGCTGGCAAAGCCCCAGGACCTGAAGATCAGCATACACCCCAACATCTCCAACTACGAGGTCAAGCCTTCTGACCAGGTTAAGGTTGTCCGCGGATTTCAGGTGAAGCTGGGCAAGGTCAGCCGCCTCATCTTCCCCGTTTACTCGCGCATCCCCGAAGAGCTTTCCGACTTCACCCTGAGGATCCAGGTCAAGGATGAGCAGGAGGCGATAATCACACAGTTCTGTGTGCGAACGCCGCAGCCGCCCCCGAAGTCCGGGGTCCGAAACAGCGGGCAGAGGAGGTtcctgaagaagaaggaagttGGCAAGATTGTTCTTTCCCCCTTGGCCGTCACGAGTAAATACCCCATATTTCAGGACCGCCAGGTAAACCATCTCAAGTATGGGAAACTGCTGAAGACTGTTGTGAGGCAGAACAAAAACTATTATCTGTTGGAGTACAAAAAGGGAGACGTGATTGCATTGCTAAGTGAAGAGAAAATTAAGTTGAAAGGTCATCTCCGAACAAAAGAGTGGTACATTGGGTTCTACCAAGGGAAGATAGGGCTGGTGCATGCCAAAAATGTGTTAGTAGTTGGGAAAATTAAGCCCAGCTTCTTTCTTGGGCCTGATCTCACTACTTCTATGCTCTTGGAGCAGATCCTTCGGCCCAGCAAGTTTCTCACGTATATCTATGCTTCGGTAAGGATGACGCTCATGGAGAATATCAGTAGCTGGAGAGCATTTGCGGATGCGCTGGGTTACAAAAACATGCCTCTTGTGCACTTCTGCCGGACGGAGATCGACAGCGAACCGGAGCGCGTGGCATCAGTACTAGAAAAGCTCAAAGAGGACTGCAACGATGTGGACAACAAGGAAAAGAAGTCCTTTCAGAAAGAGCTGATGTCTGTGAGTATGCAATAAATTGTGTTATCTCTGCTGCTTCTTAGATTGCCAGGTTATGCATTTGCCTTTTGCAAATTGCTTCTAGAAAATTTCCTTCTATGAACTCCAGTCAAACCATTGTTTGTGGTTATGAGCTACACAGTGCAGTGTGAGACAAGATGACCATGGAACAAACAAATGTGCTTTGCAATATGGTTTTAATGATCCTGATGGCAGAGCATTGAAAGTAACCCTAATGGTCCAGCAGGGCTGGCCTGTAAAGTTTTTAACTACAACTGCGCAACAGCTGTCCTGGGATAGATGAACGGGCCTGGGTATCTTACCAAAAAGCTTCCTTTCATCCCCTGGAACTTGGTCTTGCTCGGGAGCAGTTGCCATGCTGAGGTCAACACACAAagcaatggaggaactcagcaggtcaggcaacatcaatggagggaaatggacagtcgacgtttcgggacaAGACCAAcgtcgactgtttctttccctctataaatgttgcctgacccactgagttcctccagagctttgtgtgttgctccagattccagcatctgcaatctcttgtgtctccaagcgaAGGTCAGAAAGCAGTAGAACCATTCTAACTCGGAAACTGTAACACTCAATCCATGAAGGTGAAAGGACTTTtctgaatgagttttttttttgcaaataaaaatcaagagCTGGTCCCAGATATTGTATCACAGTTAGAACATTCTCACTGAAGCCACAGCTTTAAAATCTTGCTTGAATTGTTTTTGTTGTCGACAAAGCTTTGGGTGGAGTACTATGTCGATGGTTATTGGCACCAGGTCTGATGTAAAGACTTTAGCAAGGGCACAGTGAAGCGTTTATCAGGATGTTGTGGGCTGAGTTCATTGAGGTTCTGATTGAGttgatgggaaaaaaaacattccatcCAGTAAGTGTTTCAGTAACCAGAGGTCAAAGATCGAAAAGTTATTGGTAAAAGATCCAGCGGGAAGAAGTATAAATCTTTTTACTTAGAGGGTTGCCAGGATTTAGATCAATCTACCTCAAGAGAGGATGAAAATAGTTTTGAAAAGTATTTGAGCTAGTACGCAAGGGGAAGGAACTTTACAGTGTGACAATTAAAATGCAGGGTGTTGGACTTACGGAGAACATGGacaggtttgatgggccaaacaACCACTTCTGTTAGGTTGCAAGTGTTTTCGTATTCGAAGTAATGCCGTCAATTACTGATGAACTGAACATGGTATCTGCATATAGTTCTAACAAAAAGGGAGCAATTCCTTATAAACGTGATCTGTATGTGACAAGTAATGCCACTAAAACGGAAAATTCTGCTCCTGAAATCCATGACCCTGGCATTTTATAGTGATTTCAATCATCGTGTGTTTGCATGCACACGTGTGTGTGGGGATGGAGGTAGTTGTAGTTGCAGTTGGTGTGTTGATATTGGAATAAGTTGGTTTGATTGGTTCAGCAGCTGGAATCTTGCCATGGGATTCTGACTTGGTACAGCTGTCTAACTTTACCCCACTCTGTGCTACTCCACGAAGCACTCATTTGTTATCGCGCTCTTGGCCCTTCCAGTCAGAATGCTTGTAGGTATGAGCCTGCACTTTAAAAAGACCATGCATTCAGACTCCATGTTGGATAGTAGAAACATTGTGCCAACCCCTGACCACCCTGCTATGCCCAATGGACGTGATGTGGATCAgatgatggtattggtttattattgtcacttatactgaggtgcagtgaaaaacttgtcttgcatattgttcatacagatcaattcattacacactgcatttagtacagagtgcattgaggaagtacagggtaaaaacaataacagaatacatagtaaagtgtcacagctacagggaagtgcattgcaggtagacaataaagtgcaaggtcaaacaaggtagattgtgaggtaaagagtccatctcatcgtataagggaaccgttcacagGCAGTCAGTCAACGCATAGAGCGGTTGCTGCCAGTCCCAGCAACGGCTGCAGCTCTGAGCCCCCACATCTCAGCCCTGAATGTTCGCACCAGCCCACCCAGCACCAGCCCTCGCAACAAGCCGTAGGGCTATTCATTACTGCAAGAGTGGAGGGCAGAAGTTCGTGCCGGGTTCTCAGCACCGCAACAGCAGGGAAGGTGAAGGTTTGCATCAGGTTCCCAGCACTGCAGTGCACAGCAGCAGAGAGTGCTGGGCTTCCCACCAAGCTCCCAGCACAACAGTGCTGTCAGCAATGCATCCCTCTGTATATAATGCTCTCCTGGCCCTTCCAATGCTGATTTCATTAACATTCTCCTTCCTGAGAGCGCCAAGGGAGGTATTGGTGTGTTCTGTGGGACTTGTGCACTTCAGAGCGAAAAGACTCtttaaatctgaaaaacaaactgttgggggAACTCAAgtggattaggcagcatctgtggggcaaagACATgcttgacatttcaagtcaagaccgtccaaaacatcaaccatccttttgcctccacagactgcttcatccgctgagttcctccgggtGTTTGTTttgcttgctccagattccagcatctacagtctccgtGTCTTCTCTTTGAATCTGATGTGGTTAAAGCAGTCTAACCTAAATAATGTGAAGTTGACCTTCACTGGAAGTTTCACGGGAGCTGTGAGCTCTTCCAAACCAGGCACCTTAAATAGCTGGCTGGAGGAGAAAAAGCACAGATGGCAGACAGAAGACTTCCTGCTTTGTCAGCAGAGTTCTTGGTGTAACATCTCTGTGATCAGTCCTTATGCTTATTCTTTAAAGAGCAATAGTGTCCTGTCCTTCATTTGAAATATATGTCTCTCCATTCACTGCTGGTCTCCTGACGTAATATTTTAAACATGACACATAAGCTCTATGGTGCTGCATAAAAGTGCATACAATTATTAAGGTGTGTAACAGTCCCTGGACTGCACAAGGTTTAATGATGCATTGAATTGAAATCGCCGATTTAAGCTGAAAGGCTTAATGTGTGGTAATCATGGAATATTCACTCCAGTCGGTGGTCTCAAAACAGTCAACAATAAAATTCAATGATCATTAACATCAGTGGAATAATTTAGGAAAACATCTTGGAAATGTTTGGGGGTATATATGTATATCTGAGGTATGTGTTCTAAAAGTACAGCCAATGCCATGGTGCACAACTTTTACCCCTTTTTCAGCttcattacaaaataaaaagatcTGAGATGTTTTCTGAATGCAGCAAAGATGCACTTTATATTTGCACTGATTCCAGCCCTGTTTCTGCCCATGACAGACAGTGTTACCGGGAGACCTTTAATTAAGTTGCTGTACAAATGTTGGGCCAGTGAAATAGAAATGACTGGATGGTGTGGTGGGACAATTGCATGTTCATTCAATGTCCTTGCATATTTTTATGGAATAGAATCTTTGATTGGTACAGCATAGATGAGCCCAGTTAGCTCTTCAATTCTGTAACAGATTTTTCTAaaagcaatccagttagtcccatttcccagttcTTTCCTCATATCCCTGCAATCTTTtactcaaatatttatccagtttcctctAGAAAAGCCACAACTGAACCTCGACCCATCAGCATGTCAGTTGATTCATCCCAACTCTATCAGAGTTCTGTTTCTGATCACCCTGGTTGTTTTTCTGATGACCTCTGGTTATCAGCCTCCTAACCACTGTATAACTCTTCATTTAGTCTTTCAACCCTTCCTTGATTTTAAACCCATCTGTTAAATCTCTTTTCAGCTGCCTTTGCAATTCGTCTGTGGACTTGACCACAAAATTGACCCCACCTCCTCACCTTGTTCTTGATACACACAATGTGCCTGATAAGCACTTTGCAATTATTGGTTTAATGGCGTTAATCTGTTTAAAGTAATTCTGCATCAAAAGTGTGAGTATTGTTGGTGCATAGCACAGTCATGAGCCTCTAAAGATGGGAATTGAAAACTTTGTGATTGGTGTCATAATTCTGAGATGTTCCCATATTTACAGCTAAGCTACCAGCTTTAAATATGCCCTTTCTGTAGGCCTTGGTCACTTTCGTGGAATTTTTCAACCCATCTGCATCTGTGTGATTGGTTAGACAGCACTTCCAAAAGCCTTTGTTGTACTTTAGGTGTGAGTTTTCATTTACAACCCTGTAGCCAGAAGTTGTGTACAATTAAATACAAGtggttttatttgttcatgggctGTGGTACTGCTGTACTACCACATGACTTGTCTTTTGCGGCATTTAATGAAAGACACTCATAAAAGAACTGTCATGAAAAAAAGTGCAGAATTTGCAAGGTGCTAGGTTTGGCAAAATGTTTATTATAATCTTCCAGGGGACAAACTTTGTTTCTTCTCAATCAAAGGTTTATTGTTTCTAGCCTGCTTGACAAATCAAACTGTCATCCTACAGGCAGGGACAGTGGGAGTATACTGTGGTTTCTTGCATAATTGCCAGCGCAGACTTGAAAAATGAGATGATTTCATTGCTTCTCTCTCAGACTGATTGCAAGTGATGATTCATGCTGAATGAGAACTTGCTCAGAGAAGCAGATGTGTATCAAACGAGTTTAAAAATGACCTAAAACCATCTTAAGACACAGGGATCTATTAAATTGCAGCTTGGTGCATTCATCTCCACAGCTCACTTGCAGTGTTCAAAATCTCAGACTCGTCAAAGTACTGCTGCTACCTGTATATTGAAGGTGAGATTTACCACGGTCTCAAAAATCTGCAAATTTTCACAAGTGTAAATCTCTAAAACTAGACAACTGACTTCAGTAGTGCCCTGGAACGGTTAAACAGAAATCCAGTGATCAAATGAAACTCTCCAGGAAGCTAGAAATCtaatataaaaacaggaaatactggaaatattcatacACTTTGTTTGGAATTGAATAGAGCTAACTCATTACTCAGAAACAAAGTCCTGCCCTCAACTAAGCCACAGCCGCAgtatttcaaattttgtttttggTGTGTATGGAAAATAATTTCTGCTTTCTGTATTTAAGTGCAAATTATTATCCAGGGATCTCTTTGGTGCCAACTAAATACGCAAGTTATGTATGGTGAACTTGAGCTGGAGTGTTTTGTGTGCACTGACGTCAAGAGGCTTTGTAGGCCTGGTAATCTCACTTCGTAAAAAGTTAAATGTAAAAGTACAGCAAACTGAAAGAATGTGTGACATCCTGATTCTGAAACCTGGGCAACTCTGTGCTTGAATTTTATAATCTCTGCTTTGTCCTTTTCAAGTCCCAACAAGTATTCAAAAGACCTGTTTTTGGGTGAATCCTAAACTAAGGCAAAATGATGGGTTGGTTTCAGCAACTGCCAATGCATGTTAATTAGAACCATTAATTTTAAACTGAATGGCTTCAAGGATTCCACGATATAGATCCATTAAAAGGCAAAGGTGATGGCTCCCACAATTCTGTGGATTGTTGCGTTTAGATCCTATGCCCTCTTTATCTGACGGAAAAGCTGTTTGCAATTTATGTAGCAATGATTAACACTACTGAAGACTGGTCTCGATTACTGGCATCTGCACATTTGCCAGCCGTGACTCAGTAGTAGGACTGTCAGCCTGGAGTTTAAAGGTCAGGGTTTATGCTCCACTCCTGAGAATTGACTGCTGGTCTGGTTTAATGCCTCTGTGCTTTCTTGATGAAGTGTTGCACTGCTGAAAGCCTTGCCTTTGGTTTAGCTGCTCCCTGTGCTTAAGGAAGTAGTTCTCTGGGTTTGTCGAAACCCAGGTGGGAAGCTGGTTTATCTAGTCATTTATCTGGAAGCCGTTTATTAACAATACTACAGTGACCACACTCCACCAGTACTTAATTAGCTTTAAAGCATTCTAGGGCCTCAAAAAATGATAAAGTGTGCACGATAAGTTTGTTTTCTGTTGCTGAAATATTAGTGATGACACAGAGTGAATGTTGCCATTATAGCACACTCCTTGTATCAGATTTCACTGTTCTagaatttgaaattaaatcatAACTTTCATCCTCAATTTAATTCCTATCCATCCTCATTTCACCCACCAAACCTCTGCCTTTTAACCTATGGGAGAAGTGAAGAATAGGACGGAAAACTTTGATGCTTTCCCTCGTGTTATTTTCTGGGCCTAAAAATGGCGACAAGGCAATTAGTAATTCCGGAGAAATTTCTGACTGCGATTCCAGCAGGGTGGATGtctttattttctgcattttaaaactgaggaaagCATCACTTCAGTCTTGCATATCAAGGACCAGGGTATGAGCACTGGCTGGTGTTACTGAGATGAACTCCAGCGAGGCATGGACTTTCTGCTGCAACTTGCATCTCAAATAAACTTTTAGTTTTGTATGACCCCAAGGTATGTTTTTGTAACACAAACTTTATCATTTAAGAATCAAATTTGGGAGAAAAGTGAAGTTTGAATTAAATAATTTCTGGCATCAGTGGTCAAAGCCAGATCTAACCCAAAAATTATAGTGCCAGGATTCATTAAAAACATTCAGaattccaagttctgatgaaaatttgatttaaaatatCAACGGCAAATCCTTTGTTACATCCTCATTAAAATGCAAGCTAAGTATATTAGTGTGCATGTAAAATGCAGGTGTGCTGGAACAGACAGACAGCAAGCACAGCAGTGaatcaccctccctccccatgaCCCTACACAACTCCAGTTCTTGTTTCCcatctcgcccccccccccccccccccccccaccacaggaCTGCACTCTGTCTAGGATAATCCCAGGAGTGGGATCCCAGCAGTGGCAACAGCTAGGTGGTTTCCTGGGAGCATGTGGATGGGGTCCTGGATAGGAAGGAAGTAAAGCTGGGTCCTGGGGACAGCAGGTGGTCTTGTGGGACTACAGGCCCTGTGAGTAAGGCTAATGTTGAGCTGGACAATGGACCTTTGTCCCTAGGGTAGGAACAATAATTTTAAGAATTATGTAGCACAACATCCTGCAGTAATAATGCttaagggtggtggggagggcggGGGGGGCAGGGCAGCACCATGAAAGATGTTATTGCTTCATTCCTGTCTACATTGAGGAAATAACAACGTAaggaggagtaggtcatttagccCTATGTGACTGTTTTGTCAGTTGAGCACAAGTAGAGACATGTTTTACCTCAACGtcacttccctgcactgaccc
The window above is part of the Pristis pectinata isolate sPriPec2 chromosome 1, sPriPec2.1.pri, whole genome shotgun sequence genome. Proteins encoded here:
- the LOC127574238 gene encoding SH3 domain-binding protein 4-like, with product MAAQRIRSTNTSGLPRCKSEGTLIDLSDCFSELNFSDVKVPSPSTLRLDTSTSFGDAREVVAIKDYCPTNFTTLKFNKGDILYVLDTSGPEWWYAHNNTEMGYIPASYVQPVGRSSSLRDSGMVDNIGDSSDEGVKEMDLLGDWGDIFDKMSSNTKQNNPFVNGFASSNPFLNGNAQSPRSNSDQAPKSEVDLLLFDSLAPPLAGSKTLTPNSESNDVFEEDPLVSSKAEFDPLLSRNNPFFRSKRSYSMSELSVLQAKSAGPPSSGFFTSMQSPEPEQFRSREDFRAAWLNHRKLARSCHDLNSLGQNPGWGQTQPVETNIVCKLDSTGGAVQLLDTNISIHIPEGHISPGETQQISMKALLDPPVELNNDKCTTISPVVEIKLSNMEVKTFLTLEMKISAELKDNVTSKKDASITCLSSDSKDGPFTPMSQVYHYGDTVQVQLDSLEPCMYVVVVSQARMLQYPATVWECINKKITVGVYGPKHIHPSFKTVVAVFGHDSAPKSLLVNEVSRDLVSAPPVALQLWGKHQFMLAKPQDLKISIHPNISNYEVKPSDQVKVVRGFQVKLGKVSRLIFPVYSRIPEELSDFTLRIQVKDEQEAIITQFCVRTPQPPPKSGVRNSGQRRFLKKKEVGKIVLSPLAVTSKYPIFQDRQVNHLKYGKLLKTVVRQNKNYYLLEYKKGDVIALLSEEKIKLKGHLRTKEWYIGFYQGKIGLVHAKNVLVVGKIKPSFFLGPDLTTSMLLEQILRPSKFLTYIYASVRMTLMENISSWRAFADALGYKNMPLVHFCRTEIDSEPERVASVLEKLKEDCNDVDNKEKKSFQKELMSALLKLDCQGLVARLIQDFVLLTTAVEVASRWRELAEKLARVSKQQMDAYEAPHRDKNGVVETEAMWKPAYDFLLTWSAQIGDSYRDVIQELHMGLDKMKHPITKRWKHLTGTLILVHALDILRAAAFSPSDQDDVAI